One genomic region from Gemmobacter sp. 24YEA27 encodes:
- a CDS encoding 2,5-dihydroxypyridine 5,6-dioxygenase: protein MAISDAQFLRGWKEVLTACKLKPGEQVTVLTGDDSNRQIAYIAKLAASDLGTVVTELNLPVMNGEKALSPDKSGYVGKTALELNSAALACLKASDLVIDTLQLLFSKEQEEVLKGGTRMLLAVEPPEIMMRQIPRPEDKLRVLAAAKKIGQAKEMHVTSAAGTDFRCRLGQYPVLTQYGLADEPGRWDHWPSCFSARWPDEGSAEGTIVIDEGDIILPFKHYAREQVFVTIEKGMIVDIKGRTEAEFMRKFMESFNDPRAYAMAHVGWGLENRAHWTVLGLYNPQSQLGMDARSFAGNFLWSSGPNTEAGGDRDTPCHLDIPLRNCSVSLDGEAMTIDGVVQPPDQK from the coding sequence ATGGCCATCAGCGACGCGCAGTTCCTCAGGGGCTGGAAAGAGGTGCTGACCGCGTGCAAGCTGAAACCCGGCGAGCAGGTGACGGTTCTTACCGGCGACGACAGCAACCGCCAGATTGCCTATATTGCCAAACTCGCGGCCTCGGATCTTGGCACGGTGGTGACCGAGCTGAACCTGCCGGTGATGAATGGCGAGAAGGCTCTGTCGCCTGATAAATCCGGCTATGTCGGCAAAACCGCGCTGGAGCTGAACTCGGCCGCCCTCGCCTGCCTGAAGGCGTCCGACCTGGTGATCGACACGTTGCAACTCTTGTTTTCCAAAGAACAGGAAGAGGTGCTGAAAGGCGGCACCCGCATGTTGCTCGCGGTCGAGCCACCCGAGATCATGATGCGCCAGATCCCGCGCCCGGAAGATAAGCTGCGCGTGCTGGCGGCGGCAAAGAAGATCGGGCAGGCGAAAGAAATGCACGTGACATCCGCCGCAGGCACCGATTTCCGCTGCAGGCTGGGGCAATATCCGGTGCTGACGCAATATGGGCTCGCCGATGAGCCGGGCCGCTGGGATCACTGGCCGTCCTGCTTTTCGGCGCGCTGGCCCGATGAGGGCAGCGCCGAGGGCACCATCGTGATCGATGAGGGTGACATCATCCTGCCCTTCAAACATTACGCCCGCGAACAGGTTTTCGTGACCATTGAAAAGGGCATGATCGTCGATATCAAAGGCCGTACCGAGGCCGAATTCATGCGCAAGTTCATGGAAAGCTTCAATGATCCGCGTGCCTATGCCATGGCACATGTCGGCTGGGGGCTGGAAAACCGCGCGCATTGGACGGTGCTGGGCCTTTACAACCCGCAATCGCAGCTCGGCATGGATGCGCGGTCTTTCGCAGGTAACTTCCTCTGGTCTTCCGGCCCGAATACCGAGGCCGGCGGCGACCGCGACACGCCCTGCCACCTCGATATTCCGCTCCGGAACTGCTCGGTTTCGCTGGATGGTGAGGCGATGACGATTGATGGCGTGGTGCAGCCACCGGACCAGAAGTAA
- a CDS encoding amidase, translating into MRHALGQAPPGDLRVSEMKSETILALSAREIALRVASGDLTARQVTEAHLDHIAATDGPVMAWQHLDPDQARASADALDRRGAKGALAGVPVGVKDVIDTADMPTGYGTKIYDGFRPPWDAAAVALTRSADGLVLGKTVSTELAMASPNKTRNPHNPAHTPGGSSSGSCAAVAAGHVPLAFGTQTSGSVIRPASYCGVTALKPSFGLINTVGIKVLCHSLDTLGILARGIEDAAHAASVLSGYKALATLTPPARPRLAVLAGTRLEKADPASTETVLRLKARAEQAGAEVTFLDPPAWYDGIFDLHEAVMGWEVTHSLAPEIRDHWQGLTPVTRAMLEDQARVTEPRYRAAQVQLPALRTRMDDLLARFDAVLTLAAPGEAPEGTATGDPIFNRLWSVLQVPLINLPGATGPRGLPIGVQLVGARGADHRLASAALWLEQMQKALP; encoded by the coding sequence ATGCGCCATGCCCTGGGCCAGGCGCCGCCCGGCGATCTTCGGGTGAGTGAGATGAAGTCAGAGACCATCCTTGCCCTTTCCGCCCGCGAAATCGCTTTGCGCGTCGCCTCGGGTGATCTCACCGCCCGCCAGGTGACCGAGGCGCATCTCGACCATATCGCCGCCACTGACGGCCCTGTCATGGCCTGGCAGCATCTCGACCCGGATCAGGCCCGCGCAAGCGCCGATGCGCTGGACAGGCGTGGCGCGAAAGGCGCGCTCGCCGGCGTGCCGGTCGGCGTCAAGGATGTAATAGACACCGCAGATATGCCCACGGGTTACGGCACGAAGATCTATGATGGTTTCCGGCCGCCCTGGGATGCGGCAGCGGTCGCGCTGACCCGATCCGCGGACGGGCTGGTCCTTGGCAAGACCGTCTCGACCGAACTCGCCATGGCGAGCCCGAACAAGACCCGAAACCCGCATAATCCGGCCCATACGCCGGGCGGATCCTCCTCGGGATCCTGTGCCGCTGTCGCCGCCGGCCATGTGCCGCTGGCTTTTGGCACCCAGACCTCCGGCTCGGTGATCCGGCCGGCGAGCTATTGCGGCGTCACTGCGCTGAAACCCTCATTCGGGCTGATCAATACGGTGGGGATCAAGGTGCTCTGCCACAGCCTCGACACGCTGGGGATCCTCGCACGCGGCATTGAAGACGCCGCGCATGCGGCCTCGGTGCTTTCGGGGTATAAGGCCCTCGCAACCCTTACCCCCCCTGCCCGCCCGCGCCTCGCGGTCCTGGCTGGCACGCGGCTTGAAAAGGCAGATCCGGCAAGCACAGAGACGGTTTTACGCCTCAAGGCCCGGGCAGAACAGGCCGGTGCCGAGGTCACCTTTCTCGACCCGCCCGCCTGGTATGACGGTATTTTCGACCTGCATGAAGCCGTGATGGGCTGGGAGGTGACGCATTCCCTCGCCCCCGAGATCCGAGATCACTGGCAGGGCCTCACCCCCGTCACCCGCGCCATGCTGGAAGACCAGGCCCGGGTGACGGAGCCGCGCTATCGCGCCGCGCAGGTACAGCTCCCCGCCCTTCGCACCCGGATGGACGATCTGCTGGCGCGGTTCGACGCCGTGCTCACCCTCGCAGCCCCGGGCGAGGCGCCGGAAGGCACCGCCACGGGTGATCCGATCTTCAACCGGCTCTGGAGCGTCTTGCAGGTGCCGCTGATCAACCTTCCCGGCGCGACCGGGCCCAGGGGCCTGCCGATCGGCGTGCAGCTTGTGGGCGCGCGCGGTGCCGATCACCGGCTGGCCTCTGCGGCGCTCTGGCTGGAACAGATGCAAAAGGCGCTTCCATGA
- a CDS encoding flavin reductase family protein translates to MTQCPDPTHGTDPLPDDFRAAMRLLAATVTIITAGEGPARRGLTATAVCSMSVTPPSMLVCVNRSGAAHRAISDAGSFCVNILADDQREVAQRFAGQTGDQGEDRFAPHGWTHLATGAPALDGALVNLDCQIAGATETGSHSIFIGEVRAIRFGAAPSPLLHFNRSFFTLAHTTAL, encoded by the coding sequence ATGACCCAATGCCCAGACCCGACCCATGGAACAGATCCGCTGCCAGACGATTTCCGCGCCGCGATGCGGCTGCTGGCGGCCACGGTCACCATAATCACCGCAGGCGAAGGCCCCGCCCGGCGCGGCCTCACCGCCACCGCCGTCTGTTCGATGTCGGTCACGCCGCCTTCGATGCTGGTCTGCGTCAACCGGAGCGGCGCGGCACATCGCGCCATTTCAGACGCGGGCAGTTTCTGCGTCAATATCCTCGCCGATGACCAGCGCGAGGTGGCACAGCGCTTTGCCGGCCAGACCGGTGACCAGGGCGAGGACAGGTTCGCCCCGCATGGCTGGACGCATCTCGCCACCGGCGCACCGGCCCTCGACGGCGCGCTGGTCAATCTCGACTGCCAGATCGCAGGCGCGACCGAAACAGGCAGCCATTCGATCTTTATCGGCGAGGTCCGGGCCATCCGCTTTGGCGCCGCGCCGTCGCCTTTGCTGCATTTCAACCGCAGCTTCTTCACCCTCGCCCATACGACCGCGCTCTGA
- a CDS encoding mandelate racemase/muconate lactonizing enzyme family protein, translating into MKLVSVKTDIVAVPPPHIGGMYWIFVTLRTDDGIEGVGEVYAATFHPKVMVPAIQDVFDRLLDGEDPHHVEKFFRRAYSSGFTQRPDLTMMGIVSGLEMACWDIIGKAAGKPVYELIGGRVHEKLRSYSYLYPKNAKGDHDYSNIELSVDCALEYMEQGFTALKFDPAGPYTVMGGHQLSLEDMDRSETFCRRIREAVGNRCDLLFGTHGQMTVSGAIRLARRLEQYDPLWFEEPVPPGQSEAMGRVAGQTTIPIAAGERLTTKYEFHDLLRNNGASILQMNLGRVGGILEGKKVAALAEVHYAQIAPHLYNGPVGAAASVQLATATPNFLVQESIRRWDGFHAEVLEEGLTWSDGWIIPSEKPGLGITLNREVIEAHSPYTDKRLHLSMWETPHDFKAQSDTSWKEPPAKA; encoded by the coding sequence ATGAAACTCGTATCCGTTAAAACCGATATCGTCGCCGTACCGCCGCCCCATATCGGCGGTATGTACTGGATCTTCGTCACCCTGCGCACCGATGACGGGATCGAGGGCGTCGGCGAGGTCTATGCCGCGACCTTCCACCCCAAGGTCATGGTCCCCGCGATCCAGGATGTGTTTGACCGGCTGCTCGATGGCGAAGACCCGCATCATGTGGAGAAATTCTTCCGCCGTGCCTATTCCAGCGGGTTCACGCAGCGCCCGGATCTGACGATGATGGGCATTGTCTCGGGGCTGGAAATGGCCTGCTGGGATATTATCGGCAAGGCGGCGGGCAAGCCGGTCTATGAGCTGATCGGCGGTCGGGTGCATGAAAAGCTGCGCTCTTACAGCTATCTCTACCCGAAGAATGCCAAAGGCGATCACGATTACAGCAATATCGAACTCAGCGTCGATTGCGCACTGGAATATATGGAACAGGGCTTCACGGCGCTGAAATTCGACCCCGCCGGGCCTTACACGGTGATGGGCGGGCATCAGCTGTCTCTGGAAGACATGGACCGTTCGGAAACCTTTTGCCGCCGTATCCGCGAGGCGGTGGGGAACCGCTGTGATCTCCTGTTCGGCACCCATGGCCAGATGACGGTTTCCGGTGCGATCCGGCTGGCGCGGCGGCTGGAGCAATATGATCCTTTGTGGTTCGAAGAACCCGTGCCGCCCGGGCAGAGCGAGGCCATGGGCCGCGTCGCCGGTCAGACCACGATCCCGATTGCCGCCGGTGAGCGGCTAACCACGAAATACGAATTCCACGATCTTTTGCGCAACAATGGTGCGTCGATTCTGCAGATGAATCTGGGTCGTGTCGGCGGCATTCTGGAAGGCAAGAAGGTCGCGGCACTGGCCGAGGTCCATTACGCCCAGATCGCACCGCATCTCTATAACGGCCCGGTCGGCGCCGCGGCCTCTGTGCAGCTTGCCACCGCCACACCGAATTTCCTGGTGCAGGAAAGCATCCGCCGCTGGGATGGCTTCCATGCCGAGGTGCTGGAGGAAGGGCTCACCTGGTCTGACGGCTGGATCATCCCGTCGGAGAAGCCCGGCCTTGGTATCACCCTGAACCGAGAGGTGATCGAGGCGCATTCGCCCTATACCGACAAGCGCCTGCACCTTTCCATGTGGGAAACCCCGCATGATTTCAAAGCGCAATCCGACACGTCCTGGAAAGAACCGCCCGCAAAGGCCTGA
- a CDS encoding GMC family oxidoreductase N-terminal domain-containing protein: MSYDYIIIGAGSAGSILAARLSEDPATRVLLLEAGGSDRSFWFDMPAGYARNYFNPETNWMYSTEPEPGMAGRKIYTPRGKVQGGSGSINAMIWVRGQRRDFDDWRDAGNPGWGYDDVLPWFRKLENHPLGDTEWHSSRGKVGITPMKGQTHPICDRFIEAARELQLPVSDDFNGAEFEGAGIYETNIGKGRRQSSSKTYLKPALKRPNLTLRLKVDVTRIVIDDSGRATGVEIRANGVTETLSAAREVILSAGAVGSPKLLMLSGIGDPAELAQHGIQVKAALPAVGGGLQDHLCASYYYRANVPTLNDELRPWWGKLRAGMRYVLSRKGPLALSVNQAGGFFRTASAGDAPNIQLYFNPMSYRIPASTKAKLEPEPYPGFLLAFNSCRPDSRGRISLASADPLAAPLIRPNYLSTGRDCQEVIEASRLIRQFMQAPALRAITAEEVTPGPGCDSDEAMLSHLRQEGGSIYHLCGSCAMGPDPATSVVDADLRVHGIRGLRVVDASVFPNITSGNINAPVMMVAEKAAAMITGR, encoded by the coding sequence ATGTCCTACGATTACATCATCATTGGTGCCGGTTCGGCGGGGTCCATCCTCGCCGCGCGGCTGAGCGAAGACCCGGCCACCCGCGTCTTGCTGCTGGAAGCGGGCGGCTCGGACCGGTCCTTCTGGTTCGACATGCCGGCGGGATATGCGCGCAATTACTTCAATCCCGAAACCAACTGGATGTATTCGACCGAACCCGAACCAGGCATGGCGGGGCGTAAGATCTATACGCCGCGCGGAAAGGTCCAGGGCGGATCCGGCTCGATCAATGCGATGATCTGGGTGCGCGGACAAAGGCGTGATTTCGACGACTGGCGCGATGCGGGCAACCCCGGCTGGGGCTATGATGATGTGCTGCCCTGGTTCAGAAAGCTGGAAAACCATCCGCTGGGCGATACCGAATGGCATTCCTCCCGGGGGAAGGTCGGCATCACGCCGATGAAGGGGCAGACCCATCCGATCTGCGACCGATTCATCGAAGCTGCGCGGGAACTGCAGCTGCCGGTCAGCGACGATTTCAATGGCGCAGAGTTTGAAGGCGCCGGGATCTATGAGACGAATATCGGCAAAGGCAGGCGGCAATCCAGCTCGAAAACCTATCTGAAACCGGCTCTGAAACGGCCCAATCTGACGCTGCGGCTGAAGGTGGATGTCACCCGCATCGTGATCGATGACAGCGGGCGCGCGACCGGGGTCGAGATCCGCGCGAATGGCGTGACCGAAACCCTGAGCGCTGCCCGCGAGGTGATCCTCTCGGCCGGTGCGGTCGGGTCTCCGAAACTCCTGATGCTGTCGGGGATCGGCGATCCGGCAGAGCTGGCGCAGCACGGAATCCAGGTCAAAGCGGCACTGCCGGCGGTGGGCGGCGGTCTCCAGGACCATCTCTGCGCAAGTTATTATTACCGCGCGAATGTGCCGACCCTGAATGACGAGCTGCGGCCCTGGTGGGGCAAGCTCCGGGCGGGGATGCGCTATGTGCTGAGCCGCAAAGGCCCGCTCGCGCTCAGTGTCAATCAGGCGGGAGGGTTCTTTCGCACCGCGTCTGCGGGCGATGCGCCGAATATCCAGCTTTACTTCAACCCGATGTCCTACCGCATTCCGGCCAGCACGAAGGCAAAGCTGGAGCCGGAGCCCTATCCGGGTTTTCTGCTCGCATTCAACTCCTGTCGCCCCGACAGCCGGGGGCGCATCTCGCTGGCCTCGGCCGATCCGCTGGCCGCGCCCCTGATCCGGCCGAATTACCTGTCAACCGGGCGCGATTGCCAGGAGGTGATCGAGGCCAGCCGGCTGATCCGTCAGTTCATGCAGGCCCCGGCGCTGCGGGCGATCACGGCAGAAGAGGTGACGCCCGGCCCCGGATGCGACAGTGACGAGGCGATGCTGAGCCACCTGCGCCAGGAGGGGGGATCCATCTACCATCTTTGCGGCAGTTGCGCGATGGGGCCGGATCCGGCGACATCGGTGGTCGATGCAGACCTCCGGGTGCATGGCATTCGCGGGCTTCGGGTTGTCGATGCCTCTGTCTTCCCCAATATCACCTCCGGCAATATCAATGCGCCGGTGATGATGGTGGCCGAAAAAGCCGCTGCGATGATCACAGGGCGGTAA
- a CDS encoding IclR family transcriptional regulator, translated as MTDSGKPDAAKRDFVKTAAPAIDGTVAVLDVLSASPWPLQLSEICEKTGIAQATAHRIIQAMLSHRLIALAPGRRKTYIPGSRLFQLASAVFARQPFVPHFYPIAEILKNEIHRSIFLSLPIGNQVVILARLDAPASTAFNAYVGRTMPMHLSASGKAILAARPLEDQLTYLRDEGLAAPGMAADLPALAQDLQRSARLGYAVSLNEIQLDVGCVAAPVVNGRGEPVAAISACFTGEALSLQSARVYSKNVVQAARQLSSHIL; from the coding sequence ATGACAGATTCCGGAAAGCCTGATGCCGCGAAACGCGACTTCGTGAAAACCGCCGCCCCCGCCATTGACGGCACAGTGGCTGTCCTTGACGTGCTTTCGGCCTCGCCCTGGCCGCTGCAACTCTCTGAAATCTGCGAGAAGACCGGCATCGCCCAGGCCACGGCGCACAGGATCATCCAGGCGATGCTCAGCCACCGGCTGATCGCGCTCGCTCCTGGGCGGCGCAAAACCTATATCCCCGGCTCGCGGCTGTTCCAGCTTGCCTCAGCGGTATTCGCCCGCCAGCCCTTTGTGCCGCATTTCTACCCCATCGCCGAGATCCTGAAGAACGAGATCCACCGCTCGATCTTTCTCAGCCTGCCAATCGGCAATCAGGTGGTGATCCTTGCGCGGCTGGATGCGCCGGCCAGCACGGCGTTCAACGCCTATGTCGGGCGTACCATGCCGATGCATCTTTCGGCCTCCGGCAAGGCGATCCTTGCCGCCCGCCCGCTGGAAGATCAGCTCACCTATCTGCGCGATGAGGGCCTTGCCGCGCCCGGCATGGCGGCCGATCTGCCGGCTCTGGCCCAGGACCTGCAACGTTCGGCGCGGCTTGGCTATGCGGTCAGCCTTAACGAGATCCAGCTTGATGTCGGTTGCGTCGCCGCCCCGGTCGTCAACGGGCGCGGTGAGCCAGTCGCCGCCATCAGCGCCTGTTTCACCGGCGAGGCGCTGAGCCTGCAAAGCGCGCGGGTCTATTCGAAAAACGTCGTCCAGGCAGCGCGCCAGCTTTCCTCGCATATCCTCTGA
- the aldA gene encoding aldehyde dehydrogenase: MRIDRNFVNNDFLTSDGEELIAVLNPATGQQIAHVTAATAAEARAGVEAAAHAQRGWRRLTSVERAGHLRALADMLVARKDRIGAVLALESGKSLEDATGEVFYAAELTRYHAEWARRIEGEIIPSDSPDENLLLQREPIGVVAALIPFNYPIYTLMRKIAPALIAGNTVVARPSNNTPSSALEVARAVKDCGFPAGAINILAMTHQVAQTVCTHPKVGMITLTGSVGAGRKVLEYSQVNIAKSSLELGGKTPAIIEADADLEKAAAAVVASRTTHCGQLCTAIERVYVQDSVHDQFVDLLRGHMAARKFGDRMREPSVMGPLINQNSRVNIHQMVSRAIDDGAQLECGGFIPEGPGWFYPPTLLTNCRQEMEIVQEEVFGPVLPVLRYQTTEDALAMANDHQFGLSSVIYTENYRKAMMVANNIEAGEVYINRTPADPYQGYHSGWKRSGLGGDDGKHGMLDFTQTRLVIQSW, encoded by the coding sequence ATGCGGATCGACCGCAACTTCGTCAATAATGACTTCCTGACATCGGATGGCGAAGAGCTGATCGCAGTGCTGAACCCGGCCACTGGTCAGCAGATCGCGCATGTCACCGCCGCCACCGCCGCCGAGGCGCGGGCTGGCGTAGAGGCGGCGGCCCATGCACAGCGCGGCTGGCGGCGTCTGACCTCGGTCGAGCGGGCCGGGCATCTGCGGGCGCTGGCCGATATGCTGGTGGCACGCAAGGACCGGATCGGCGCGGTGCTGGCGCTTGAATCCGGGAAAAGCCTTGAGGATGCGACGGGTGAGGTCTTTTACGCGGCCGAGCTGACGCGCTACCATGCCGAATGGGCGCGACGGATCGAGGGGGAAATTATCCCCTCGGACAGCCCTGATGAGAACCTTCTGTTGCAGCGCGAACCGATTGGCGTCGTCGCGGCGCTGATCCCGTTCAACTACCCGATCTATACGCTGATGCGCAAAATCGCCCCGGCGCTGATTGCGGGCAATACCGTGGTGGCGCGGCCTTCGAACAACACGCCGTCTTCGGCGCTGGAAGTGGCGCGGGCGGTGAAAGATTGCGGCTTTCCGGCGGGTGCGATCAATATCCTCGCGATGACGCATCAGGTGGCGCAGACCGTCTGCACCCATCCGAAGGTTGGCATGATCACGCTGACCGGCAGCGTCGGTGCGGGCCGCAAGGTGCTGGAATACAGTCAGGTCAATATCGCGAAATCCTCGCTGGAACTGGGCGGCAAGACGCCCGCGATCATCGAGGCGGATGCCGATCTGGAAAAGGCAGCCGCGGCGGTGGTCGCGTCGCGCACCACCCATTGCGGCCAGCTCTGCACTGCGATCGAGCGGGTCTATGTGCAGGACAGCGTGCATGATCAGTTTGTCGATCTGCTGCGCGGCCATATGGCGGCGCGTAAATTCGGCGACCGGATGCGCGAGCCTTCGGTGATGGGGCCGCTGATCAACCAGAATTCCCGGGTGAACATCCATCAGATGGTCAGCCGCGCCATTGATGACGGGGCGCAGCTGGAATGCGGCGGCTTCATCCCTGAGGGCCCAGGCTGGTTCTACCCGCCGACGCTGCTGACGAATTGCCGCCAGGAGATGGAGATCGTGCAGGAAGAGGTATTCGGCCCTGTCCTGCCGGTGCTGCGCTATCAGACGACCGAAGACGCGCTCGCGATGGCCAATGATCACCAGTTCGGTCTGTCCTCGGTCATTTATACTGAGAATTACCGCAAGGCGATGATGGTTGCGAACAATATCGAAGCGGGCGAGGTCTATATCAACCGCACCCCCGCCGACCCCTATCAGGGCTATCATTCAGGCTGGAAACGCTCGGGCCTTGGCGGGGATGACGGCAAACACGGGATGCTGGATTTCACCCAGACCCGCCTTGTGATCCAGAGCTGGTGA
- a CDS encoding GMC family oxidoreductase gives MRFDLAIVGGGSAGALLAARLSEDPTRQVVLIEAGGEPTDPDILNPQMWPAIQHRDYDWDYRTTPQPGLAGRALSWARGRGLGGSSMLHALGHFRGCREDFAIWEEATGDPRWSWEGLMPAFLAIEDHSYGGDGIHGKGGPMPVWLPGDEVSPLARAFIEAGAGLGLKRLKGHNTGEMIGVTPNSLMIRNGKRVTTAEAWLTPAVRARTNLRLLTRTLVTRLTIAGSRITALETSAGRIEADQILLSAGALESPALLMRSGIGPEAVLAAAGIPCQLAVPELGRNLMDHLLGAGNLYAAKRPVAPSRLQHSESMAYMRAEGFTATGQPEIVVGCGVAPITSEMFDAPAPGTAYSLLFGVTHPTSRGEIRVSGPSPGDPLVIEPRYLSTGNDRRLFRAALKAAREIGARPELDAWRDHEILPGPVYTDADLDAFIAQAAITHHHPSGTCRMGRDARAVTTPDLRLIGTDNLAVVDASVLPALTAGPIHAAVLAIAESFARASPEQTELATDHDPYRGIGNQPHQTSASGASGVF, from the coding sequence ATGCGCTTTGACCTCGCGATTGTCGGTGGCGGCTCTGCCGGCGCCCTGCTGGCGGCACGGTTGTCGGAAGACCCCACGCGGCAGGTGGTGCTGATCGAGGCCGGGGGCGAACCCACCGACCCCGACATCCTCAACCCGCAGATGTGGCCCGCGATCCAGCATCGCGACTATGACTGGGATTACCGCACCACGCCACAGCCAGGGCTTGCCGGGCGCGCTCTTTCCTGGGCACGCGGGCGGGGGCTTGGCGGCTCGTCGATGCTGCATGCGCTTGGCCATTTCCGGGGCTGCCGCGAGGATTTCGCCATCTGGGAGGAGGCGACCGGCGATCCCCGCTGGTCCTGGGAGGGTCTTATGCCTGCGTTTCTCGCCATCGAGGATCATAGCTATGGCGGGGATGGTATCCATGGCAAAGGCGGCCCGATGCCGGTCTGGCTGCCCGGCGACGAGGTCTCCCCCCTTGCCCGCGCCTTTATCGAGGCCGGGGCCGGACTGGGGCTGAAACGCCTGAAAGGGCATAACACCGGCGAGATGATCGGGGTCACGCCCAATTCGCTGATGATCCGCAACGGGAAACGCGTTACCACAGCCGAGGCCTGGCTGACACCTGCCGTTCGGGCGCGCACGAACCTGAGACTGCTCACCAGGACATTGGTGACCCGCCTTACCATAGCCGGATCGCGTATCACCGCACTGGAAACCTCTGCGGGCCGGATCGAGGCCGATCAGATCCTCCTCTCTGCAGGCGCGCTCGAAAGCCCGGCCCTTCTGATGCGTTCCGGCATCGGTCCGGAAGCGGTGCTTGCAGCTGCCGGGATCCCCTGCCAGCTGGCGGTGCCGGAGCTGGGGCGGAACCTGATGGACCACCTGCTTGGTGCTGGCAATCTCTATGCGGCAAAACGCCCTGTGGCGCCCTCAAGGCTCCAGCACTCCGAAAGCATGGCCTATATGCGGGCAGAGGGTTTCACCGCCACCGGCCAGCCGGAAATCGTGGTTGGCTGCGGCGTGGCGCCGATCACTTCCGAAATGTTCGACGCGCCTGCCCCAGGCACCGCCTACAGCCTGCTGTTCGGGGTCACCCATCCGACCAGCCGGGGCGAGATCCGCGTCAGCGGCCCCTCGCCCGGCGATCCGCTGGTGATCGAGCCGCGCTATCTTTCAACCGGCAATGACCGTCGCCTCTTCCGCGCGGCGCTGAAAGCCGCCCGCGAGATCGGTGCCAGGCCCGAACTCGACGCCTGGCGCGATCACGAGATCCTGCCGGGCCCGGTATATACGGATGCGGATCTGGACGCCTTCATCGCGCAGGCCGCGATCACCCACCACCATCCATCCGGCACCTGCCGCATGGGGCGCGACGCGCGGGCGGTGACCACGCCCGATCTGAGGCTGATCGGCACCGATAATCTTGCGGTGGTCGATGCCTCGGTGCTGCCTGCCCTGACCGCCGGCCCGATCCATGCCGCCGTCCTGGCCATTGCTGAGAGCTTTGCGCGGGCATCGCCGGAGCAGACTGAACTCGCGACCGACCACGATCCTTATCGCGGCATAGGCAACCAGCCCCACCAGACAAGCGCAAGCGGAGCATCCGGCGTCTTTTGA